The Glycine soja cultivar W05 chromosome 8, ASM419377v2, whole genome shotgun sequence genome has a window encoding:
- the LOC114422958 gene encoding SUPPRESSOR OF ABI3-5-like isoform X1, with product MDPGRYALHQGWDNNSALEGYGAVHDPNFRVGGSYDERRFIDERYPRDAVYQRNNFHRDILDREAYLPPGPPVGHWSQAKRRGYDEDYALDRESRRFQRPYHESYNQIDGFRDREIDTYPEYERFRDGYTGIENYGDRGYDKPARFVGNDHGDDYAYDDDYDYKSRASSHHHREDSHERDYDHGRHSYDSDYERGSRRDSNWRQRESRDRERDKRGHSRERDLSPHRRRERSRSHSRSRSRSHSHSHSRSQSRGHDDHPRSRSPRGRSHGRSYKADSYSDSRYDKSERRRDRDDKRQREHYSVAPSATVVVKGLSQKTTEEDLYQILAEWGPLRHVRVIKERNSGVSRGFAFIDFPSMGAAQGMMDKLGDDGLVVDGRKLFFEYSSKPTGGPGPDGAMKSGHNYKSITVPSDWMCTICGYINFARRTSCYQCNEPRTDDAPAADISLSNSAAIGKKGSEAGPTHVLVVRGLDENADEEMLRYEFSKHAPIKDLRLVRDKFTHVSRGFAFVHFYSVDDATKALEATNGTMLEKNGQILRVAYAKSILGPGSGTSGTSQSSSLAAAAIEAATFAQQYDSVGWAPKEYNPDAKQSTGPEVGAPQSGFVWDEASGYYYDAASGFYYDGNTGLYYDGNNGIWYSYDHQTQQYTPCTDQNQNKTSNNESEPSKVSDSSESKKVISAPATTVASVEKPASLADAVQAAAAAALAAEKKEKEKSKEIKLASKSSILANKKKMNNVLTMWKQRSHEGQATRVALEDNQPSVSADDRSYSSGHSAKNKLKNETMVRESNASNPGSHTTLAQVAAIDSRAQPRPVSNSLGGTVMGVIRGSGRGVVKSDTYSGSTSVASSMPSLPSANADAQTFATPFRTDVSALGSYTPSATVGSGRRRFSEMPQSASTHKEQPQTTYRDRAAERRSLYGSSSSVGNDLADLEIGDSNRDFASRKGDPMPFPPGVGGGRIVGDANLDTFEVITAEKAIDENNVGNRMLRNMGWQEGLGLGKDGSGMIEPVLAQATENRAGLGSQQKKLDPSLEVQAGDSYKMLIHKKALARFRGMSES from the exons ATGGATCCTGGTCGCTATGCTCTGCATCAAGGCTGGGATAATAACAGC GCTCTTGAGGGATACGGCGCCGTCCACGACCCCAACTTCCG GGTTGGTGGTTCCTATGACGAGCGAAGGTTTATAGATGAAAGATATCCAAGGGATGCTGTTTACCAGAGAAATAATTTCCACCGTGACATTTTGGATAGGGAGGCCTATCTGCCACCTGGACCTCCTGTTGGCCACTGGAGTCAAGCCAAACGGAGAGGTTATGATGAAGATTATGCACTTGACAGGGAATCTAGACGTTTTCAGAGGCCCTATCATGAATCGTATAATCAGATTGATGGTTTCAGGGATCGTGAGATTGACACCTATCCAGAATATGAAAGGTTTCGGGATGGCTATACTGGCATTGAAAACTATGGTGATCGAGGATATGATAAACCTGCCAGGTTTGTTGGAAATGACCATGGTGATGATTATGCATATGATGATGATTATGACTACAAGTCTCGAGCGTCCTCTCATCATCATAGGGAGGATAGCCATGAGAGGGATTATGATCATGGTCGACATAGTTATGATTCTGATTATGAAAGAGGTAGTAGAAGAGATAGTAATTGGAGGCAACGCGAATCACGTGATCGGGAAAGAGATAAGAGAGGTCATAGTCGGGAAAGAGATCTGAGTCCACATAGGAGACGTGAGCGTTCTCGTTCCCATTCTCGTTCTCGATCCCGGTCTCATTCCCATTCTCATTCCCGATCTCAATCTCGTGGACATGATGACCATCCAAGATCTAGGTCCCCTCGAGGTCGAAGCCATGGTCGAAGTTATAAGGCAGATAGCTATTCTGACAGTCGATATGACAAAAGCGAAAGACGTAGGGATCGTGATGATAAACGTCAGCGAGAGCATTATTCTGTG GCCCCATCTGCAACTGTTGTTGTGAAAGGTCTTTCACAGAAGACAACTGAAGAAGATCTATACCAAATCCTT gCTGAATGGGGTCCCCTCCGTCATGTTCGTGTTATAAAGGAGAGAAATTCTGGCGTCTCTCGTGGATTTGCATTCATTGATTTTCCTTCTATG GGAGCTGCACAAGGAATGATGGACAAACTAGGAGATGATGGCCTTGTTGTGGATGGcagaaaacttttctttgaatatag TAGTAAGCCAACCGGAGGTCCTGGTCCAGATGGAGCTATGAAATCAGGTCATAATTATAAGAGCATTACGGTTCCATCTGATTGGATGTGTACTATATGTGGCTACATTAATTTTGCGCGCCGGACTTCCTGCTATCAG TGTAATGAGCCACGAACTGATGATGCACCTGCAGCAGATATTTCATTGTCAAATTCAGCAGCTATAGGAAAGAAAGGTTCAGAGGCAG GTCCAACTCATGTGCTTGTTGTCCGTGGATTGGATGAAAATGCTGATGAGGAAATGCTCCGCTATGAGTTTTCCAAACATGCTCCGATTAAG GATCTGCGTCTTGTGAGAGACAAGTTTACTCATGTCTCAAGGGGATTTGCATTTGTACACTTTTATTCG GTCGATGATGCTACCAAAGCTCTCGaggcaacaaatggaactatgCTAGAAAAGAATGGGCAGATTCTAAGAGTGGCGTATGCAAAAAGTATCCTAGGCCCTGGATCAGGAACATCAGGAACTTCCCAATCAAGCAGTCTTGCAGCTGCTGCTATTGAGGCTGCGACATTTGCCCAACAG TATGATTCTGTGGGATGGGCTCCAAAAGAATACAATCCAGATGCCAAACAATCTACTGGTCCAGAAGTTGGTGCTCCACAATCAGGCTTTGTTTGGGATGAAGCATCGGGCTATTACTATGATGCTGCTTCTGGGTTTTACTATGATGGAAATACTG GTCTTTACTATGATGGTAATAATGGGATTTGGTATTCATATGACCACCAAACTCAGCAGTACACACCTTGCACTGATCAAAATCAGAATAAAACGTCTAATAACGAGTCTGAACCTTCTAAGGTATCTGATAGTTCTGAAAGTAAAAAGGTCATTTCTGCACCAGCTACTACTGTTGCTTCAGTTGAGAAGCCAGCTTCATTGGCAGATGCTGTACAGGCTGCAGCAGCTGCTGCTTTAGCTGcagagaagaaagagaaagaaaaatcaaaggaaaTAAAACTTGCCTCAAAAAGCAGTATACTggcaaacaagaaaaaaatgaacaatgtgTTGACCATGTGGAAGCAAAGGAGCCATGAGGGGCAGGCTACTCGAGTGGCTCTGGAAGACAATCAGCCTTCTGTTTCAGCTGATGATAGGTCATATTCTTCTGGGCATTCTGCAAAgaataagttaaaaaatgagACTATGGTAAGGGAAAGTAATGCTTCTAATCCGGGAAGTCACACAACTCTTGCCCAGGTTGCTGCTATTGATTCTCGGGCACAGCCACGGCCTGTTAGTAATAGCCTTGGAGGCACTGTGATGGGGGTTATAAGGGGCTCAGGAAGAGGGGTTGTTAAATCAGATACTTATTCAGGTTCTACATCTGTTGCATCATCTATGCCAAGTTTACCTTCAGCGAATGCTGATGCACAGACATTTGCTACTCCCTTTAGAACAGATGTATCTGCCCTGGGTTCATATACACCATCTGCGACTGTTGGAAGTGGTCGAAGAAGGTTTTCGGAAATGCCTCAATCTGCTTCAACTCACAAGGAACAACCTCAAACAACTTACAGGGACCGTGCAGCTGAGAGGAGGAGTTTGTATGGCTCATCATCTTCAGTTGGAAATGATTTAGCTGACCTTGAAATTGGGGATTCAA ATCGAGATTTTGCATCAAGGAAGGGTGATCCCATGCCATTCCCTCCTGGGGTTGGTGGAGGACGCATAGTTGGAGATGCCAACCTTGATACTTTTGAGGTGATTACGGCCGAAAAAGCAATTGACGAAAACAATGTTGGTAATCGGATGCTTCGCAACATGGGCTGGCAGGAAGGATTG GGACTAGGAAAGGATGGGAGTGGAATGATAGAGCCTGTCCTGGCACAAGCCACAGAAAATAGGGCAGGACTTGGGAGTCAACAGAAGAAGTTGGATCCTAGCCTTGAGGTGCAGGCAGGGGACAGTTACAAGAtgcttattcataaaaaagcaCTTGCCAGGTTTCGGGGGATGTCAGAGAGTTAA
- the LOC114422958 gene encoding SUPPRESSOR OF ABI3-5-like isoform X3, producing MDPGRYALHQGWDNNSALEGYGAVHDPNFRVGGSYDERRFIDERYPRDAVYQRNNFHRDILDREAYLPPGPPVGHWSQAKRRGYDEDYALDRESRRFQRPYHESYNQIDGFRDREIDTYPEYERFRDGYTGIENYGDRGYDKPARFVGNDHGDDYAYDDDYDYKSRASSHHHREDSHERDYDHGRHSYDSDYERGSRRDSNWRQRESRDRERDKRGHSRERDLSPHRRRERSRSHSRSRSRSHSHSHSRSQSRGHDDHPRSRSPRGRSHGRSYKADSYSDSRYDKSERRRDRDDKRQREHYSVAPSATVVVKGLSQKTTEEDLYQILAEWGPLRHVRVIKERNSGVSRGFAFIDFPSMGAAQGMMDKLGDDGLVVDGRKLFFEYSSKPTGGPGPDGAMKSGHNYKSITVPSDWMCTICGYINFARRTSCYQCNEPRTDDAPAADISLSNSAAIGKKGSEAGPTHVLVVRGLDENADEEMLRYEFSKHAPIKDLRLVRDKFTHVSRGFAFVHFYSVDDATKALEATNGTMLEKNGQILRVAYAKSILGPGSGTSGTSQSSSLAAAAIEAATFAQQYDSVGWAPKEYNPDAKQSTGPEVGAPQSGFVWDEASGYYYDAASGFYYDGNTGLYYDGNNGIWYSYDHQTQQYTPCTDQNQNKTSNNESEPSKVSDSSESKKVISAPATTVASVEKPASLADAVQAAAAAALAAEKKEKEKSKEIKLASKSSILANKKKMNNVLTMWKQRSHEGQATRVALEDNQPSVSADDRSYSSGHSAKNKLKNETMVRESNASNPGSHTTLAQVAAIDSRAQPRPVSNSLGGTVMGVIRGSGRGVVKSDTYSGSTSVASSMPSLPSANADAQTFATPFRTDVSALGSYTPSATVGSGRRRFSEMPQSASTHKEQPQTTYRDRAAERRSLYGSSSSVGNDLADLEIGDSRTRKGWEWNDRACPGTSHRK from the exons ATGGATCCTGGTCGCTATGCTCTGCATCAAGGCTGGGATAATAACAGC GCTCTTGAGGGATACGGCGCCGTCCACGACCCCAACTTCCG GGTTGGTGGTTCCTATGACGAGCGAAGGTTTATAGATGAAAGATATCCAAGGGATGCTGTTTACCAGAGAAATAATTTCCACCGTGACATTTTGGATAGGGAGGCCTATCTGCCACCTGGACCTCCTGTTGGCCACTGGAGTCAAGCCAAACGGAGAGGTTATGATGAAGATTATGCACTTGACAGGGAATCTAGACGTTTTCAGAGGCCCTATCATGAATCGTATAATCAGATTGATGGTTTCAGGGATCGTGAGATTGACACCTATCCAGAATATGAAAGGTTTCGGGATGGCTATACTGGCATTGAAAACTATGGTGATCGAGGATATGATAAACCTGCCAGGTTTGTTGGAAATGACCATGGTGATGATTATGCATATGATGATGATTATGACTACAAGTCTCGAGCGTCCTCTCATCATCATAGGGAGGATAGCCATGAGAGGGATTATGATCATGGTCGACATAGTTATGATTCTGATTATGAAAGAGGTAGTAGAAGAGATAGTAATTGGAGGCAACGCGAATCACGTGATCGGGAAAGAGATAAGAGAGGTCATAGTCGGGAAAGAGATCTGAGTCCACATAGGAGACGTGAGCGTTCTCGTTCCCATTCTCGTTCTCGATCCCGGTCTCATTCCCATTCTCATTCCCGATCTCAATCTCGTGGACATGATGACCATCCAAGATCTAGGTCCCCTCGAGGTCGAAGCCATGGTCGAAGTTATAAGGCAGATAGCTATTCTGACAGTCGATATGACAAAAGCGAAAGACGTAGGGATCGTGATGATAAACGTCAGCGAGAGCATTATTCTGTG GCCCCATCTGCAACTGTTGTTGTGAAAGGTCTTTCACAGAAGACAACTGAAGAAGATCTATACCAAATCCTT gCTGAATGGGGTCCCCTCCGTCATGTTCGTGTTATAAAGGAGAGAAATTCTGGCGTCTCTCGTGGATTTGCATTCATTGATTTTCCTTCTATG GGAGCTGCACAAGGAATGATGGACAAACTAGGAGATGATGGCCTTGTTGTGGATGGcagaaaacttttctttgaatatag TAGTAAGCCAACCGGAGGTCCTGGTCCAGATGGAGCTATGAAATCAGGTCATAATTATAAGAGCATTACGGTTCCATCTGATTGGATGTGTACTATATGTGGCTACATTAATTTTGCGCGCCGGACTTCCTGCTATCAG TGTAATGAGCCACGAACTGATGATGCACCTGCAGCAGATATTTCATTGTCAAATTCAGCAGCTATAGGAAAGAAAGGTTCAGAGGCAG GTCCAACTCATGTGCTTGTTGTCCGTGGATTGGATGAAAATGCTGATGAGGAAATGCTCCGCTATGAGTTTTCCAAACATGCTCCGATTAAG GATCTGCGTCTTGTGAGAGACAAGTTTACTCATGTCTCAAGGGGATTTGCATTTGTACACTTTTATTCG GTCGATGATGCTACCAAAGCTCTCGaggcaacaaatggaactatgCTAGAAAAGAATGGGCAGATTCTAAGAGTGGCGTATGCAAAAAGTATCCTAGGCCCTGGATCAGGAACATCAGGAACTTCCCAATCAAGCAGTCTTGCAGCTGCTGCTATTGAGGCTGCGACATTTGCCCAACAG TATGATTCTGTGGGATGGGCTCCAAAAGAATACAATCCAGATGCCAAACAATCTACTGGTCCAGAAGTTGGTGCTCCACAATCAGGCTTTGTTTGGGATGAAGCATCGGGCTATTACTATGATGCTGCTTCTGGGTTTTACTATGATGGAAATACTG GTCTTTACTATGATGGTAATAATGGGATTTGGTATTCATATGACCACCAAACTCAGCAGTACACACCTTGCACTGATCAAAATCAGAATAAAACGTCTAATAACGAGTCTGAACCTTCTAAGGTATCTGATAGTTCTGAAAGTAAAAAGGTCATTTCTGCACCAGCTACTACTGTTGCTTCAGTTGAGAAGCCAGCTTCATTGGCAGATGCTGTACAGGCTGCAGCAGCTGCTGCTTTAGCTGcagagaagaaagagaaagaaaaatcaaaggaaaTAAAACTTGCCTCAAAAAGCAGTATACTggcaaacaagaaaaaaatgaacaatgtgTTGACCATGTGGAAGCAAAGGAGCCATGAGGGGCAGGCTACTCGAGTGGCTCTGGAAGACAATCAGCCTTCTGTTTCAGCTGATGATAGGTCATATTCTTCTGGGCATTCTGCAAAgaataagttaaaaaatgagACTATGGTAAGGGAAAGTAATGCTTCTAATCCGGGAAGTCACACAACTCTTGCCCAGGTTGCTGCTATTGATTCTCGGGCACAGCCACGGCCTGTTAGTAATAGCCTTGGAGGCACTGTGATGGGGGTTATAAGGGGCTCAGGAAGAGGGGTTGTTAAATCAGATACTTATTCAGGTTCTACATCTGTTGCATCATCTATGCCAAGTTTACCTTCAGCGAATGCTGATGCACAGACATTTGCTACTCCCTTTAGAACAGATGTATCTGCCCTGGGTTCATATACACCATCTGCGACTGTTGGAAGTGGTCGAAGAAGGTTTTCGGAAATGCCTCAATCTGCTTCAACTCACAAGGAACAACCTCAAACAACTTACAGGGACCGTGCAGCTGAGAGGAGGAGTTTGTATGGCTCATCATCTTCAGTTGGAAATGATTTAGCTGACCTTGAAATTGGGGATTCAA GGACTAGGAAAGGATGGGAGTGGAATGATAGAGCCTGTCCTGGCACAAGCCACAGAAAATAG
- the LOC114422958 gene encoding SUPPRESSOR OF ABI3-5-like isoform X2 — MDPGRYALHQGWDNNSALEGYGAVHDPNFRVGGSYDERRFIDERYPRDAVYQRNNFHRDILDREAYLPPGPPVGHWSQAKRRGYDEDYALDRESRRFQRPYHESYNQIDGFRDREIDTYPEYERFRDGYTGIENYGDRGYDKPARFVGNDHGDDYAYDDDYDYKSRASSHHHREDSHERDYDHGRHSYDSDYERGSRRDSNWRQRESRDRERDKRGHSRERDLSPHRRRERSRSHSRSRSRSHSHSHSRSQSRGHDDHPRSRSPRGRSHGRSYKADSYSDSRYDKSERRRDRDDKRQREHYSVAPSATVVVKGLSQKTTEEDLYQILAEWGPLRHVRVIKERNSGVSRGFAFIDFPSMGAAQGMMDKLGDDGLVVDGRKLFFEYSKPTGGPGPDGAMKSGHNYKSITVPSDWMCTICGYINFARRTSCYQCNEPRTDDAPAADISLSNSAAIGKKGSEAGPTHVLVVRGLDENADEEMLRYEFSKHAPIKDLRLVRDKFTHVSRGFAFVHFYSVDDATKALEATNGTMLEKNGQILRVAYAKSILGPGSGTSGTSQSSSLAAAAIEAATFAQQYDSVGWAPKEYNPDAKQSTGPEVGAPQSGFVWDEASGYYYDAASGFYYDGNTGLYYDGNNGIWYSYDHQTQQYTPCTDQNQNKTSNNESEPSKVSDSSESKKVISAPATTVASVEKPASLADAVQAAAAAALAAEKKEKEKSKEIKLASKSSILANKKKMNNVLTMWKQRSHEGQATRVALEDNQPSVSADDRSYSSGHSAKNKLKNETMVRESNASNPGSHTTLAQVAAIDSRAQPRPVSNSLGGTVMGVIRGSGRGVVKSDTYSGSTSVASSMPSLPSANADAQTFATPFRTDVSALGSYTPSATVGSGRRRFSEMPQSASTHKEQPQTTYRDRAAERRSLYGSSSSVGNDLADLEIGDSNRDFASRKGDPMPFPPGVGGGRIVGDANLDTFEVITAEKAIDENNVGNRMLRNMGWQEGLGLGKDGSGMIEPVLAQATENRAGLGSQQKKLDPSLEVQAGDSYKMLIHKKALARFRGMSES, encoded by the exons ATGGATCCTGGTCGCTATGCTCTGCATCAAGGCTGGGATAATAACAGC GCTCTTGAGGGATACGGCGCCGTCCACGACCCCAACTTCCG GGTTGGTGGTTCCTATGACGAGCGAAGGTTTATAGATGAAAGATATCCAAGGGATGCTGTTTACCAGAGAAATAATTTCCACCGTGACATTTTGGATAGGGAGGCCTATCTGCCACCTGGACCTCCTGTTGGCCACTGGAGTCAAGCCAAACGGAGAGGTTATGATGAAGATTATGCACTTGACAGGGAATCTAGACGTTTTCAGAGGCCCTATCATGAATCGTATAATCAGATTGATGGTTTCAGGGATCGTGAGATTGACACCTATCCAGAATATGAAAGGTTTCGGGATGGCTATACTGGCATTGAAAACTATGGTGATCGAGGATATGATAAACCTGCCAGGTTTGTTGGAAATGACCATGGTGATGATTATGCATATGATGATGATTATGACTACAAGTCTCGAGCGTCCTCTCATCATCATAGGGAGGATAGCCATGAGAGGGATTATGATCATGGTCGACATAGTTATGATTCTGATTATGAAAGAGGTAGTAGAAGAGATAGTAATTGGAGGCAACGCGAATCACGTGATCGGGAAAGAGATAAGAGAGGTCATAGTCGGGAAAGAGATCTGAGTCCACATAGGAGACGTGAGCGTTCTCGTTCCCATTCTCGTTCTCGATCCCGGTCTCATTCCCATTCTCATTCCCGATCTCAATCTCGTGGACATGATGACCATCCAAGATCTAGGTCCCCTCGAGGTCGAAGCCATGGTCGAAGTTATAAGGCAGATAGCTATTCTGACAGTCGATATGACAAAAGCGAAAGACGTAGGGATCGTGATGATAAACGTCAGCGAGAGCATTATTCTGTG GCCCCATCTGCAACTGTTGTTGTGAAAGGTCTTTCACAGAAGACAACTGAAGAAGATCTATACCAAATCCTT gCTGAATGGGGTCCCCTCCGTCATGTTCGTGTTATAAAGGAGAGAAATTCTGGCGTCTCTCGTGGATTTGCATTCATTGATTTTCCTTCTATG GGAGCTGCACAAGGAATGATGGACAAACTAGGAGATGATGGCCTTGTTGTGGATGGcagaaaacttttctttgaatatag TAAGCCAACCGGAGGTCCTGGTCCAGATGGAGCTATGAAATCAGGTCATAATTATAAGAGCATTACGGTTCCATCTGATTGGATGTGTACTATATGTGGCTACATTAATTTTGCGCGCCGGACTTCCTGCTATCAG TGTAATGAGCCACGAACTGATGATGCACCTGCAGCAGATATTTCATTGTCAAATTCAGCAGCTATAGGAAAGAAAGGTTCAGAGGCAG GTCCAACTCATGTGCTTGTTGTCCGTGGATTGGATGAAAATGCTGATGAGGAAATGCTCCGCTATGAGTTTTCCAAACATGCTCCGATTAAG GATCTGCGTCTTGTGAGAGACAAGTTTACTCATGTCTCAAGGGGATTTGCATTTGTACACTTTTATTCG GTCGATGATGCTACCAAAGCTCTCGaggcaacaaatggaactatgCTAGAAAAGAATGGGCAGATTCTAAGAGTGGCGTATGCAAAAAGTATCCTAGGCCCTGGATCAGGAACATCAGGAACTTCCCAATCAAGCAGTCTTGCAGCTGCTGCTATTGAGGCTGCGACATTTGCCCAACAG TATGATTCTGTGGGATGGGCTCCAAAAGAATACAATCCAGATGCCAAACAATCTACTGGTCCAGAAGTTGGTGCTCCACAATCAGGCTTTGTTTGGGATGAAGCATCGGGCTATTACTATGATGCTGCTTCTGGGTTTTACTATGATGGAAATACTG GTCTTTACTATGATGGTAATAATGGGATTTGGTATTCATATGACCACCAAACTCAGCAGTACACACCTTGCACTGATCAAAATCAGAATAAAACGTCTAATAACGAGTCTGAACCTTCTAAGGTATCTGATAGTTCTGAAAGTAAAAAGGTCATTTCTGCACCAGCTACTACTGTTGCTTCAGTTGAGAAGCCAGCTTCATTGGCAGATGCTGTACAGGCTGCAGCAGCTGCTGCTTTAGCTGcagagaagaaagagaaagaaaaatcaaaggaaaTAAAACTTGCCTCAAAAAGCAGTATACTggcaaacaagaaaaaaatgaacaatgtgTTGACCATGTGGAAGCAAAGGAGCCATGAGGGGCAGGCTACTCGAGTGGCTCTGGAAGACAATCAGCCTTCTGTTTCAGCTGATGATAGGTCATATTCTTCTGGGCATTCTGCAAAgaataagttaaaaaatgagACTATGGTAAGGGAAAGTAATGCTTCTAATCCGGGAAGTCACACAACTCTTGCCCAGGTTGCTGCTATTGATTCTCGGGCACAGCCACGGCCTGTTAGTAATAGCCTTGGAGGCACTGTGATGGGGGTTATAAGGGGCTCAGGAAGAGGGGTTGTTAAATCAGATACTTATTCAGGTTCTACATCTGTTGCATCATCTATGCCAAGTTTACCTTCAGCGAATGCTGATGCACAGACATTTGCTACTCCCTTTAGAACAGATGTATCTGCCCTGGGTTCATATACACCATCTGCGACTGTTGGAAGTGGTCGAAGAAGGTTTTCGGAAATGCCTCAATCTGCTTCAACTCACAAGGAACAACCTCAAACAACTTACAGGGACCGTGCAGCTGAGAGGAGGAGTTTGTATGGCTCATCATCTTCAGTTGGAAATGATTTAGCTGACCTTGAAATTGGGGATTCAA ATCGAGATTTTGCATCAAGGAAGGGTGATCCCATGCCATTCCCTCCTGGGGTTGGTGGAGGACGCATAGTTGGAGATGCCAACCTTGATACTTTTGAGGTGATTACGGCCGAAAAAGCAATTGACGAAAACAATGTTGGTAATCGGATGCTTCGCAACATGGGCTGGCAGGAAGGATTG GGACTAGGAAAGGATGGGAGTGGAATGATAGAGCCTGTCCTGGCACAAGCCACAGAAAATAGGGCAGGACTTGGGAGTCAACAGAAGAAGTTGGATCCTAGCCTTGAGGTGCAGGCAGGGGACAGTTACAAGAtgcttattcataaaaaagcaCTTGCCAGGTTTCGGGGGATGTCAGAGAGTTAA
- the LOC114424095 gene encoding protein MAIN-LIKE 1-like, giving the protein MELTSACSVDTSDRGLIFVFVERWHKETSSFHLPVGEVTITLDDVASLLHLHIIGTFNSFETSHVDKAVLMLVELLEVPKEEARAKIAQCHGAYVCLSRLRDIYQNKWEAEHWTIAGHAYLLHLLGCTLFSNKNATHVHAGFLDAFRDFSQSGSYAWVAITLVHMYDNLNDACKSSNRQLAGYITLLQCWMYEHFPSVAESLTDPDYAEMSPRACRWIFMKASSKSLPASTYWKRLDGLTIADVCWMFYGHIRWDHVVVKHRPERDMRKSGYVQTIPSETTGSML; this is encoded by the exons atggagcttacatcagcaTGTTCAGTGGACACTAGCGATCGGGGACTTATATTCGtttttgtggagaggtggcataaGGAAACTAGCAGTTTCCATCTTCCTGTTGGAGAGGTGACCATCACCCTGGATGATGTGGCCTCTCTACTTCATCTTCATATTATAGGCACATTCAACAGCTTTGAGACTTCGCATGTCGACAAAGCGGTGTTGATGTTGGTGGAGTTACTTGAAGTCCCCAAAGAGGAAGCTAGAGCTAAAATAGCACAATGTCATGGGGCATACGTATGCCTATCACGGCTACGAGATATTTATCAGAATAAATGGGAGGCCGAACATTGGACTATTGCAGGTCATGCTTATTTGTTGCATTTGttaggttgcactcttttttctAACAAGAATGCAACACATGTTCATGCTGGTTTTTTAGACGCTTTCCGGGACTTTAGTCAGAGTGGAAGCTATGCATGGGTAGCTATCACCCTAGTTCAtatgtatgataatttgaatgatgCTTGTAAGAGCAGCAACCGACAGCTTGCTGGTTACATCACCCTATTGCAG TGTTGGATGTATGAGCATTTTCCCTCTGTTGCTGAGTCTTTGACTGATCCAGACTATGCTGAGATGTCACCACGTGCCTGCCGATGGATTTTTATGAAGGCTTCTTCGAAGTCATTACCAGCATCTACGTACTGGAAACGTCTAGATGGACTAACGATTGCTGATGTTTGTTGGATGTTTTACG GTCATATACGATGGGATCACGTTGTCGTCAAACACCGACCAGAGAGGGATATGCGGAAATCTGGATATGTTCAGACCATTCCTTCAGAGACTACGGGTTCAATGTTATAA